One Rhizobium binae genomic window, TCTGACATTGCATGCCTTTAAGGTAACCGCAGTCAGCGATAGTGGGCAGCTGAAACGTGTGCTCGCATGTGAACCGGTTGACCTTGTGGTTCTTGATTTTAATCTGGGTCGTGAAGATGGATCGGACATCGTGCGTAATCTGACGGTGAAATGGGATATCCCCATCATTGCCATTAGTGGCGACCGCCTTGAGGAGGCAGATCGAGTTGTTGCACTGGAGCTCGGGGCAACTGATTTCATTTCGAAGCCTTTTGGAATGCGCGAATTCTTAGCCCGTATCCGCGTAGCATTGCGCCGGCGGCCTATCAGCCCACGGGCAAAAGATCGACGTTCCTTTCATTTTTCCGGATGGACTTTGAACCTTAGGCAGCGTCAGTTAACCTCTGAAGAAAGCGATGAGGTCAAGTTGACGGCCGGTGAATTCAATCTTTTAGTAGCCTTTTTGGAAAGGCCACGTGACGTTATGACGAGAGAACAGCTTCTACTTGCGAGCCGTGTCCGGGGAGAAGAGGTGTATGACCGAAGCGTTGATGTCCTCATTTTGCGCGTGCGCCGAAAGCTTGAAGCAGATCCGGCCAACCCCCGTCTAATTAAAACAGCCCGGGGCGCAGGCTATTTTTTCGACGCTGACGTGGGCATATGGACCACATCAGCGTCTACGGTCCTGACAACGACAAGCGCCTGACCGGCAAGCATAACACGGCTTCGTGGAACAAGTTCTCCTACGGCGTTGCCGACCGAGGTGCTTCGATTCGCGTGCCACACTCCTTCTCAGGAAGCACTACAAGGGCTATCTCGAAGATCGCCGCCCGAACTCCCAGGCGCGCCCTACAAGTTCGCTTCGCAGATTCTGAAGACCATCTCGGAGAAATCCCCTCCGACTCCGCTTCGGCTGCATCCTAAGTTTTAATACGGCGCCGGCCTCCCCGCCGGCGCCAATGCAACTCGGGCGCTGGCGCGCCAATGACGTGATCAGGTTAAAACATCTCACAATGCAATGCTCGACTACTGCGAGTGCGACCGGACGTTTGCATTTGCTGCGACACCCGCGAAGCCTCCACCCAGGGCGACGCGACCATGGGAGCCGCAAAAACACCGCCGATTGCGACATTCAACTGCACGTGATCCTTGGCCAATTTTTGGATTGCCGTAGCGAGGCCTGCCTGAGCGCTGGACACCTGCCTTTGCGCGTCGAGAACATCGAGCAGAGACGAGGCGCCATCCTTGTACGAGTCCACCGAAAGCTTCAGTGTTTCTTCGGTCGTTTCCACTTGCCTGTGACGTGAGTTTACTGTGCGAACGTCGCGTCGGGCGGCTGTCAAAGCGTCCTGGACTTCCTGCACAGCTGTCAGCACGGTTGATTTCCAGCTTATGTAGGCTGCTGCCGCGGCCGATTTAGAAGTCTCCACGTTTGCCCGCAAACGGCCGCCGTCCAGAATCGGGAGGTCAAGGCTCGGCCCGAAGGACCATTTCGAGATATCGCCGCGACGGCCACGCTGATTGATATAGGAAGGTGTGATCGAGCCGGAGAGCGTTATCGCGGGATAAAGCCGTGCTTCCGCCACGCCGATCTTTGCAGTCGCCGCAGCGAGATTCCGCTCAGCTTCGCGAATATCGGGTCGATTGCGAATAAGATCGGCGGGAATTCCGGCATTGATCTTTTCGCGATAGACCGGCTGCCCTTCGTTTTTCTGCAGTTGCTTGACCACCATTTCCGACGGCAAGGCGATGAGGGTAGCAATGTGATGAGCCGACACGCGGAAGTTCAGTTCCAGACTTGGTAATTCGGCAATCGTCGACTGGACAAGCGCTTCGGCCTGCGAGACATCCAGCCGGGAAGCTGCTCCCGCTTCGAGTTGAAAATTCGTGAGATCGTAGGTCTCCTGGCGCGACTTCAGGTTCGCTCGAGAAATGGAGACGCGCTGCTGGTAGTACCGGGCGTCGATGTAGGAGGAAACAAGATCTTTGATTAGAGCCAGCTTTGCGACGTCGACAGCCGCATGCGCAGAATCAAGAGAAGCAAGTGCGCTTTCGGTGCTGCGCCGGTACTGGCCGAATACGTCCAGCAGCCAGGTCAACGATAGTTGCCCCCCGGAGATATTCTGGGTGCTCGTGACATCTCGCGCTTTGCAGATCGTGTGTGATGCTCCAAAATCAAGGTTGGGAAAGCCCCCGGCGCCAGTGATGGTGACGTCCGCGGCGGCGGCATTAATCCTTTCGAGCGCCTGCTGAACACTGAGGTTCTCATCCAGGCCGGTGGCAACGTACTGGTTGAGCGTACGATCTGAAAAGGAATTCCACCATGCCGACACCGCAACATCGCCGACGCTCTGTTTTGCACCCTCGGAAAACTTCGACGGTAAAGGCGTTTCCGGCGATGCATAGTCGGGCCCGAGCATGCAAGATGACAAAAGCAGCGGCAACACCGCAGCGGTTAGAGGGAGCGAATGCATTTCAATCAACCTCGATTACAGCACAATTCAAGTCAAACCCGTTTCGCCTGCCCGAAGAATGATGCAAGCGCACAATTGCCGACGCAGTCGATCGAGGCGAAAATTCGAGCGTGAGACTACGAAATCGCGTGCAGCCAAAGCAACAAGTCTACAACCGTTGTCCTCCCCCATTTGACTACATTTGTAATAAGTCGCCAGAAAGCCGGCCAGACTCCGACAGGAAGCCTAAAGTCTCGGCGCTTTGAGGAAGGACGCTGGCTATGACACCATTGACGAGTCCAGAACGCATATTTGCACTTGTCGCCTCGCCAATTTCGTGACGGCTACACCCAACGGGGCTATGGCCACTCCCTTACCTATATTCCTCGATGAGGCCGAGGGAGAAAGGGACGTCCTCTATGCACATCTGGCGCGACCGAACCCGCAGTGGCAGGCTTCTGTCATCGGCCATAGACTGCAGTCTTTATGGGGCAGGACGCCTATGTGAGGCCGTCCTTGTACGCTTCGAAAGCAGAGCATGGGAAGGTTGTCCCAACGTGGAATTACACAGCGGTTCACGCCTGCGGGCCGGTCGAGTTTTTCGAAGAAGCCGAACGACTATTTGAGATTGTGTCGCGCCTCACGAGAATCCACGAGGTGTCACGCTCGCTACCTTGGTCAGTCACTGACGCTCCCGAAGCCTACATTCATGCTCAAATTCGTGGCATTAATGGTATTCGCCCGCCGGTCGTGTCGCTGCAGGGAAAGTGCAAAATGAGCCAAAATCGTCCTGCGGCCGATCGCAATGGGGTGAAACAGGGACTTGGCGATAGCGGCAGCCCTACCGATCAGATCGTTTCTGACATGATCTTCGGCTGAGGCGAGCAATTGGGGAGTGAGATTGCGGAAATCGGCCTAGGAATGCAGCAATAAGTTAGCTGGCTCGTCATCCGTAGTTGGCTTGAGACACGAGAGCGAATGCCCCCAAACCATCAACATCGCAGCATTTTGTGCCGGATCGTACACATCGTGTTCCAAGAAGCTATCCTACGGGCAAGGTTGTCGGGATCGAGTTTCTCATCGACGGAGGCGGCAGCCGCGCGGACGGTGACGGTGGGCGTCATGGCGCGGTGGGATGTCGACAACAACAGCGGCTTGGTCATAGGTTACGAGGGAACGAGCGATCCCAGTTCGTACAATTTCGACGAATGTTGCGTTCGTACCGCCGTCAGGTCAATTCAGTTTAGCGAAAAATTCCTTGCAACAAATCATGGGGTACGATAGTTGTTCAGTCGGGCCTGGCCCATGAGATCGCCTTTGCGGTCGCCCAAAAGCCTCGATGGAAACGTCGGAGGCTTTTTGAGTTTTTAGGCCTTCCGTTCGACATTCTCAAAGCAGCTATATTTGGATCCGAGCACCGGCCGCTCGTCTTCCTTGATATGGCAGTCAATCAGCTTTCCGTCGTCGGTCAGGCGCTGGTAAGGACGATTGCTGGCATGATAGCCGCCCATGCAGATCGGCCATAGATACAGGTCCGCCAGTTGCGCCATCGGCGAAGTCTTTTGCTTGGTCTTGAACTCGTAGAGCGTCTGGTTCAACTGCTCGGGGGTCAAGGGGCCGTACTTATCGGAATTTTCCTTAGCGAACGGCATTCCCTCCGCCTTTAGAGCCTTGTAGTAGCCCTCCAGGTTCGCATCCTCAGCCTTGTTGCAGCGCTCAGGATGCACGCGCAGCTTCATGCCTTGGGCGATAGCGCATTTCGCGGCGC contains:
- a CDS encoding two-component system response regulator VirG, with the translated sequence MKHVLVADDDLAMRNLIVEYLTLHAFKVTAVSDSGQLKRVLACEPVDLVVLDFNLGREDGSDIVRNLTVKWDIPIIAISGDRLEEADRVVALELGATDFISKPFGMREFLARIRVALRRRPISPRAKDRRSFHFSGWTLNLRQRQLTSEESDEVKLTAGEFNLLVAFLERPRDVMTREQLLLASRVRGEEVYDRSVDVLILRVRRKLEADPANPRLIKTARGAGYFFDADVGIWTTSASTVLTTTSA
- a CDS encoding efflux transporter outer membrane subunit yields the protein MHSLPLTAAVLPLLLSSCMLGPDYASPETPLPSKFSEGAKQSVGDVAVSAWWNSFSDRTLNQYVATGLDENLSVQQALERINAAAADVTITGAGGFPNLDFGASHTICKARDVTSTQNISGGQLSLTWLLDVFGQYRRSTESALASLDSAHAAVDVAKLALIKDLVSSYIDARYYQQRVSISRANLKSRQETYDLTNFQLEAGAASRLDVSQAEALVQSTIAELPSLELNFRVSAHHIATLIALPSEMVVKQLQKNEGQPVYREKINAGIPADLIRNRPDIREAERNLAAATAKIGVAEARLYPAITLSGSITPSYINQRGRRGDISKWSFGPSLDLPILDGGRLRANVETSKSAAAAAYISWKSTVLTAVQEVQDALTAARRDVRTVNSRHRQVETTEETLKLSVDSYKDGASSLLDVLDAQRQVSSAQAGLATAIQKLAKDHVQLNVAIGGVFAAPMVASPWVEASRVSQQMQTSGRTRSSRALHCEMF